The Microbacter sp. GSS18 genome has a segment encoding these proteins:
- a CDS encoding carbohydrate ABC transporter permease: MSVQPALAFQASEAEEVLEHTVPTPKRRRVGRERISWSTTIVLILCAITVLVPLYVTLSMAFKTQSQAADGNAFSLPAPFSIEGFVAAWELTNFPVALLISTLVTAGTVAGTILLAALASFAISRNWDRRLFRWSFFYLLAAMFLPFPVVALPQIQLTGLLGLDNPIGVTLLHIMFQLSFSILLFTAFLRSIPLELEESARIDGATTWQTFWRLIFPLLAPMSATIGIFAFLASWNDFMMPSLITSQPALQTLPVVQSIFQTQFSNNYNVSFASYLMAMAPAIVVYLFTQRWVMEGVTQGAVKG; this comes from the coding sequence ATGTCCGTCCAGCCCGCTCTCGCATTCCAGGCCAGCGAGGCCGAAGAGGTCCTCGAGCACACCGTCCCCACGCCCAAGCGACGACGCGTCGGCAGGGAGCGCATCAGCTGGTCGACGACCATCGTCCTGATCCTCTGCGCGATCACCGTCCTGGTGCCCCTGTATGTGACGCTGTCGATGGCGTTCAAGACCCAGTCCCAGGCGGCCGACGGCAACGCCTTCTCGCTGCCGGCGCCGTTCTCGATCGAGGGCTTCGTCGCCGCCTGGGAGCTGACGAACTTCCCGGTCGCGCTGCTGATCTCGACGCTGGTCACAGCCGGCACGGTCGCCGGCACCATCCTCCTGGCCGCGCTCGCGTCCTTCGCCATCTCGCGCAACTGGGATCGGCGGCTGTTCCGCTGGTCGTTCTTCTACCTGCTCGCGGCGATGTTCCTGCCGTTCCCGGTCGTCGCGCTGCCGCAGATCCAGCTCACCGGGCTGCTGGGGCTCGACAATCCCATCGGCGTCACGCTGCTGCACATCATGTTCCAGCTCAGCTTCAGCATCCTGCTGTTCACGGCGTTCCTGCGCTCGATCCCGCTCGAACTCGAAGAGAGCGCCCGCATCGACGGAGCCACGACCTGGCAGACGTTCTGGCGCCTCATCTTCCCGCTCCTCGCGCCGATGAGCGCCACGATCGGCATCTTCGCCTTCCTCGCCTCCTGGAACGACTTCATGATGCCGTCCCTGATCACCTCGCAGCCGGCGCTGCAGACGCTGCCGGTGGTGCAGAGCATCTTCCAGACGCAGTTCAGCAACAACTACAACGTGTCGTTCGCGTCGTACCTGATGGCGATGGCCCCGGCGATCGTGGTCTACCTGTTCACGCAGCGGTGGGTCATGGAGGGCGTCACGCAGGGCGCCGTCAAGGGCTGA
- a CDS encoding sugar ABC transporter permease has product MASTTAVVTVPPGADVRSRRKVDGVYYLFLLPSLILFTLAITVPAVIGIFFSFTNSIGFGDWEFVGFINYVAIFSDPAILQSYLFTFGFAIVTVIAVNVIAFLLAVGLTASIRFKTGLRAIFVIPMVISGIIIAYVFNFLFSNSVPAVGQALGLNVLSESILANPDWAWVAIVIVTAWQAIPGTLLIYIAGLLSIPGEVYEAADIDGASKRQQLLRITLPLVAGYVVINVILGFKNFLNAYDIIVGLTDGGPGTATRSIAMTIVTGFTGGDYAYQMANATLFFIIVIVISAAQLSITRGRSSF; this is encoded by the coding sequence ATGGCCAGCACCACCGCTGTCGTCACCGTCCCCCCGGGGGCCGACGTCCGCTCCCGTCGCAAAGTCGACGGCGTCTACTACCTCTTCCTCCTCCCGAGCCTGATCCTGTTCACGCTCGCGATCACCGTTCCGGCGGTCATCGGGATCTTCTTCAGCTTCACCAACTCGATCGGCTTCGGCGACTGGGAGTTCGTCGGCTTCATCAACTACGTCGCGATCTTCTCCGACCCGGCCATACTGCAGAGCTACCTGTTCACGTTCGGCTTCGCCATCGTCACGGTCATCGCCGTCAACGTGATCGCGTTCCTGCTGGCGGTCGGGCTGACCGCCAGCATCCGGTTCAAGACGGGCCTGCGGGCGATCTTCGTGATCCCGATGGTCATCTCGGGCATCATCATCGCCTACGTCTTCAACTTCCTGTTCTCCAACTCCGTGCCCGCGGTCGGGCAGGCGCTGGGGCTGAACGTCCTGAGCGAGAGCATCCTGGCGAATCCGGATTGGGCGTGGGTGGCGATCGTCATCGTCACCGCGTGGCAGGCGATCCCCGGAACGCTCCTGATCTACATCGCGGGCCTCCTGTCGATCCCCGGTGAGGTCTACGAGGCCGCCGACATCGACGGTGCGAGCAAGCGGCAGCAGCTCCTGCGAATCACGCTGCCACTGGTCGCCGGCTACGTCGTCATCAACGTCATCCTCGGCTTCAAGAACTTCCTCAACGCCTACGACATCATCGTCGGCCTCACCGACGGCGGCCCGGGAACCGCCACGCGAAGCATCGCCATGACCATCGTCACCGGCTTCACCGGGGGCGATTACGCCTACCAGATGGCCAACGCCACCCTGTTCTTCATCATCGTCATCGTGATCTCCGCAGCACAGCTGTCGATCACGCGGGGAAGGAGCTCCTTCTGA